A single window of Elgaria multicarinata webbii isolate HBS135686 ecotype San Diego chromosome 17, rElgMul1.1.pri, whole genome shotgun sequence DNA harbors:
- the KNOP1 gene encoding lysine-rich nucleolar protein 1, giving the protein MAIKVRKKSDSEDAVQSKVKGTTGNQIIVIDDSDDGSYCDLQSKVKVKKKKQLVKGTGSDRKGAKKKKKKKKVDSELKYKVCVNLPIITECNSDSKLLKETEKISGTLKKKGDRRLSHEREGYYEEDPSEEVSKEQQGGHFLTGKARKRNIPDSHGGDDEFTAKKKRKREKKRKHNPACSSGLHCGDIEDESKKQIPQEMLFSNRKKALTQNAQGDSAVMKKKKVACCLTSMGDQKRSNGISDNGIVADCQLQGGQSCKGRAFGCKQLQEDVVYISEEESKLTKKKKKKNRLKKEKVAFLCSSANNQGNQADVSDENLKKAKSKKKPVVGNGKTGLIPDSKGASKVTKKKKIQVEVVRGHPALLVDDKDGSTNERKSAEKRRKKETKKPKGAQNGTARSDDGRFENGSKRHVKKRKDRDHEGVRDILEEPTLKKARIKAEAKGKEDEIKVVAFKKGNCDEINIDKMRRQALQEEIDRESGKTQAIKEEGDLDGHFGQWSTATFESSERKTKFLRLLGGFKKGSASAPDFLAPAPKLNMALGKSREQNLQRNLQAEFEKAVEWKHRRGLGLGFQPAPQKRVHIDKYASKSIKFEV; this is encoded by the exons ATGGCCATAAAGGTTAGGAAGAAAAGTGATTCTGAGGACGCTGTGCAGAGCAAAGTTAAAGGTACTACCGGAAACCAGATTATTGTAATAGATGACAGTGATGATGGCAGCTACTGTGATTTACAAAGTAAAGTCAAggtgaagaaaaagaagcaattgGTGAAAGGAACAGGCTCAGATCGGAAAggtgcaaagaagaagaagaaaaagaaaaaagttgactCTGAGTTAAAGTACAAAGTATGTGTAAACCTTCCCATTATTACAGAATGTAACTCAGATTCAAAGTTGTTAAAAGAAACGGAGAAGATATCTGGGACACTCAAGAAAAAGGGAGATCGAAGACTTTCTCATGAACGAGAGGGCTATTATGAGGAGGACCCTAGCGAAGAAGTGTCAAAAGAACAGCAGGGGGGCCATTTTCTCACTGGGAAGGCACGCAAAAGGAATATTCCTGACAGCCATGGAGGCGATGATGAATTTACcgcaaagaaaaagaggaaaagagagaaaaagaggaagcaCAACCCTGCTTGCTCCTCAGGGTTACATTGTGGAGACATTGAGGATGAGTCTAAAAAACAGATTCCACAGGAAATGTTGTTCTCCAACAGAAAAAAGGCTCTTACCCAGAATGCTCAAGGGGACagtgctgtgatgaagaaaaagaaagttgCCTGCTGTTTAACCTCCATGGGAGATCAAAAGAGGAGTAATGGAATTTCAGATAATGGCATTGTCGCTGACTGCCAATTGCAAGGAGGACAGAGTTGCAAGGGGAGAGCTTTTGGTTGCAAGCAACTTCAAGAGGATGTGGTCTACATatcagaagaagaaagcaaactgaccaagaagaagaagaagaagaacaggttgaagaaggaaaaagttgcATTTCTTTGTTCTTCAGCCAATAACCAGGGAAATCAGGCTGACGTTTCTGATGAAAATCTTAAAAAAGCCAAATCTAAAAAAAAGCCAGTTGTTGGTAATGGCAAAACAGGTCTGATCCCAGACTCTAAAGGAGCCAGTAAAgtaactaaaaagaagaagatccaAGTGGAAGTTGTAAGGGGTCATCCAGCTCTTTTAGTGGACGACAAAGACGGGTCAACGAATGAGCGAAAGTCTgcagagaagagaaggaaaaaggaaacgAAAAAACCCAAAGGGGCACAGAATGGCACAGCAAGGAGTGATGATGGTAGATTTGAGAATGGCAGCAAGCGGCATGTCAAGAAGAGGAAAGACAGGGACCACGAAGGCGTCCGAGATATTTTGGAAGAGCCCACTTTGAAGAAAGCAAGGATAAAGGCAGAAGCAAAG GGAAAGGAAGATGAAATCAAAGTTGTGGCATTTAAGAAAGGGAACTGTGATGAGATAAATATAGACAAg ATGAGACGGCAGGCTCTTCAAGAAGAGATTGACCGGGAATCAGGCAAAACGCAGGCCATCAAGGAAGAAGGCGACTTG GACGGCCATTTTGGCCAGTGGAGCACAGCGACGTTTGAAAGTTCAGAGCGTAAAACCAAGTTCCTCAGACTGCTGGGTGGATTTAAGAAGGGTTCTGCCTCCGCTCCAGATTTTCTGGCCCCTGCCCCCAAACTAAACATGGCGCTGGGCAAGAGCCGAGAGCAAAACCTGCAGCGGAACCTACAGGCGGAATTCGAGAAGGCGGTAGAGTGGAAGCACCGCAGAGGCCTTGGCCTCGGATTTCAGCCGGCTCCGCAGAAGCGTGTGCACATAGATAAATATGCTTCCAAATCTATCAAATTCGAAGTCTAA